The Acidisarcina polymorpha genome includes the window TTTTGGCGAAACCAGTCTGCGCTAACGTGGAAGAAAGTACGATCTCTCCCATCGTAGAGCCTGGGAATCCACACCGGCCCTCCTACGGTGAAGCCGTAGTCGTTCTGGTGATTTACCGGGGCGGTTGCGTGACCGTCGCGACTGAAATTGGTGGGGAAAAATCCAGCGGAATCGAAAAGCTGGTTCCGCAATATCTCAAAAGCGTCTCCATGCAGCTGGTTTGTGCCCGAGGCCATGTTAAATACGACCGCGCCCTGCCCCAGTCCAAATTGAGAGTCAAAAGTTGAGCTGTTAACGCGGAATTCGCTCACCGACTCATACGGCGGATTGATATAGGTCTGGTTGCCCTGGTACTGGACAAACGCGACCGGGACGCCGTTGAATTGTACTTCGTTTTCGAAGGTCACCCCGCCATTGATGTTATGCGAGGTGGCGCTGCCCTGTACGCCCGGAGCAAGATAGATAAACGCATCGATCTGCCTGGCCAGGCCGTTGATTTCAATCGGAGCAGACTTCACCAGCTCGGGCTCCAGTGTGGTGCCAACCTGGGGAGAGGTGGTGTTCAAGGAGATATCGGCTTCTTTTACGTTGACGGTTTCACTGGTTGCTCCAAGCTGCATCTGAAAACTCAGCGACTGCATCTGGGCGACTTCTACCACGGTGTCCGTCCGCTCAGTCTTGAATCCCGCAGCATCCACGACTACGGAATAACTTCCCGGGATAAGTCCAACTAACCTGAAGGTACCCGCGGAAGACGTAGCTGCGCGGGAGACGACGCCAGTAGACGTGTTCGTAGCCGTTACGTTAGCACTGGGGACAACGGCTCCACTCGAATCCGTCACCGTGCCATTGATCCCGTTTTCGACCTGGGCATTCAATCGGCCACCGGATAGGAGGACGAAAGCCGAGCAGATCATAGCGGCCAGCAAGGCGAAGTCGGGCCCACACCGAAAATACTTAGGGGAACGGCCAAGTGTACGTGTCACAGTATCTCGCTCCGAGTCGAAGATGGAACTAGAATTGCTACGTATCGTCTAGCTTCTTGTGACGCCGGTATAGTGAATTTCCACGATTGTTTCTTGCAAGGCTACGGGGATGATTCCACATTTCGGATAGGTAGACGTTAAGAGGATCTTTTAGCACCGCGGAAATATCGAAGATAAAACCTGCTCTCTGCGATAGGGAGTATCAGGCTATTCGCTCGCTTCACGATTGCCAAGTGGAAATCCTGAGGGTATACCAGATCGTGACGCTTCTCTGGAACATGTTTGTGCAACAGTTCATGCGCTCACGATCCCTCTTAACGAGAGCTGAAGTGAGAGGTCAGGAAGCCTGCGGCCTTTCAAAGATCTGCTGAATAGGGAGCGCCGCCGATTGCCGGTTGATTGCGTGGGTGCTGCCTCGCGACGCCCCCGACAAAGATACTTTGGTAGTTACTGGGAAGGGCGCATGGCCGACTCGTGCGTGATCGGATCCCCCACCTCCATTCCGAAAGCGCCGGCGATACGCGGCCGGGGTCATGCCCACTAACTTACGGAATACCGTCCCGAAATAGCTTTGATCGCAAAAGCCCATCTCCTGACTGATAACGGCCATAGACTCGTCGGTATTGACCAGCATTGCTTGGGCGCGTTCGACCCGGTAGTGGTTGAGATATTTCATAAATGAGAGTCCCGTCACCCGTTTGAAGAAACTCATAAAGTGTGACTCGCACATCCCGCTAATTCGTGACGCCTCCTTGACGTGGATCTGGCTGCCGCAATTCTCTCCGAGGAATTTAAACAGGGGCAGGAGCCGGTCTAAGTCGCGTTGCTGACGCTGAAACGTCTCTACTGTCCCGGTGTAAGAGACGTATCGATTCAAGAGAAGAATGAGAATCATTTTGAGGTAGGTCTTAATCGCAAGCCTTCCCCTCGTCGTCTGCGACGGAAGTTCCGAGCGGATGCGCAGCATCAGATCCAAAACCTGGTTTGGAATCCCAGTCTCTGCAGGCACAACATGCGGGAACTCGGAATCCTGGAGAAGGAACGGAGTGAGGTATTCAGCGCTGTCGCTGCCTCCATCGGAACGAATCAGGTCTGGTTCGAAGAAGAGCGCGGCAATCGTTAGAGGAGAAGACTGGCATTCGATGCGGTGATATAGAGTGCTGCCAACAATGGCGAGGTCGCCCTCCTTGAATGGAAGCAAACGGTCTTGAATATGGCAGTCGGCGGCACCGGAGCAAAGGTACAACACCTCGAAATATCCGTGGCGGTTCATCCGCACGTTTTGCCGCCCATCCTCAGTTAGAAACAAGACATCCACCGGACATGAAACATCGAAAGGCCAGACATGCACTCCTTCCGCATTGATCTGGGGCTCGACCAGGCTGAATTGATCCGTGCACGATGTTTTCGGAACGCGGACATGGCCAGTCCGGAGTTGTGGGCGCGTGCGTGGCGGCTCTGCGCAGTGCCTACTAGCACAGCTGTCAATGCTCAATTCGGAAGATCTCTTCGACTTCGCCATTGCGTACTCCGTAGAGGATTTGGTGTAAATTGACCGTCGCATCGCTGTACTGTACCCACAATTCAACTTTTTGTCCGATTGCCGGCGGAGTCCCTGCGGATGGATCGACCTCCAGCAAAGCATGCTCTGCGTTCAGGGCGACCAGCCTGCTCCCGGCGATGTTCTTTAGTTGAGACAATCCGCGTTCCGCGCTGAGGGCTTTGACTCCGCAGTCGAGCACCGCGCGGTGCGCGTTCGGCTGGCTTATAACCGTGGCCAAAAGGGTAAGCGCCCGTTGGAACCGTGAACCTCGGTCGAAGTAGAGAGTGTCCATCAAGAGATACGAGCCGGCCTGAATTTCGGTGATCCCGGGAAAGGCTCCCGCCGCATCGTAGGTTCCGGTCCCGCCGGTGGAAATGATAGGCACGGGGATCCCCGCCGATTGGATCAGCTTCGCTGAATCGACCAGCGACTGACTGCCCGTGCGCACTCTCTCGTCCCGTTCCTCGCTCTTGGACTGCGCCTGCAGGTGACCATCGTAGCCCATGATTGGACAACGACGGATCCAAATGATCCATATCCGGCACACTTCGCGAGTCTTCTCAATGGGCCTGACTTTGAGTCGGTAGAGTTTAGCAAATTTGATGCGATGCGCGAAGATTCAGCTCTTGCCGTTCCGGCTTCGAAAGAGGGCCGGTACCTCGGATCACGTTTCACAATCCGTGTGGTCGAGAACAATCCCGAGCAGGACCGCAGAACTCTGTACATGGTTGAGCCTGTTCATGGTGAGCTTCATATTTTTTCCGGAAAGGTCGTGGGTGCGGTAAAGGCAGCGAATATGGTTTTGAAAAGAGTCTCCGCGGATGGATGAAGTTCCGGCTTATCTTGTCGTTGGCCGAGGGCGATGGGCGTCCCTTATTCAGACGATCCTGCTTCAAGAATGTCGTCACGCTTCAATGCTCAATGAAACGCGAATGGAGACTGGAGAGTCTAGCGATGTTTATCAGCAGCGTCTAGAAAATGCCATGCTGGCAAGTGGCGCGGCCGTTGCTTGGCTGTGCGTGCCGTTTGGACACTGGACTCCTACGATTGTGACCGCTGCGATGCATTCCGGGCTCGACGTAATCGCGGAATGTCCATGGCTTTGCCCTCCTGAAATTACGGAATCACTCCAAGCTCTCGAGCAACGGGAACGACGTGTGTTGAGCGTTCATTATGAATACTGCTTGCTCGACGAAATGAAGCAGTGGCAGAGCCAGTTTACTTACGGGGCCGGGTGCACTTTCAATGGCGTTTTTGATATTAGCCGCCCGGCCCGATATCGATCGACTGCTGAGCTGCAGTTGGGATCTCATCTTCTGGCAATGAGACGCTTTGCGGTTCCCGATTCGGTCATTGGTCGGATCCAATGTTGCTATCAGTCCTTCGACCGAAGGGAGGTTTGGCTCGAAAGAGATGGAGCAAAAGTCGCTAGCGTTGACTTCTTAATCAATAAACAGCCCCTTATTCAGCGGTATATTCAGGCATTTGAATCGAGGCGGAGAGGAAGGCGGGCTCTCTTTGGGCTTGAGTTTGCAGGGCGAATCGCGGCTGACGTACATAAGCTTCTGTAGCGTGCAAGCGTACTTGGGCCAATAAACGCGTGCGCCTTTATCGGTTTAGCTGCTCTCTGTCGTTTGGGGCGAGGTACGCCCTACTATGAAAACACCCAAGCAGATAACGCCTATTCCTACCCATCGCAGCGGAGAGACCTGCTCGCCGAGCAGGAAGTATCCGAGCAACGCTACTACGCCATATGACAACGACGAGGCTGGTTGCACGAAACTGTAATCGGCCCACGAAAGCACAAGCATATAAGCCACAAAAAATATAATTAACAACGAGATTCCGATCCAGATGTGGCCCGATTCAAGAATGTTCTTGCCAGCCTTGAGGAGCTCCGCTGGAGGCCAGATCGCTATACGCCCAATCTGCCTCATACCCATTCCGAGATACACGTTTCCTAAAGGTGCCACGATCACTATTACTGCGATCATGAGATAGGTTTTTAGAAAAAGATGTTTTTTGCTAACCATTGAGCTTGCCCTCAGAACGCGTCTCTCATAAGCGTACTGGTTTTGGACTTTCGTCGAGTTGCGGTTGCGCCTTCGCGGTCAGGCTGCGAGGGCGATTGGTGAAGCGAGTGCTTGTTGCTCGAACTGTGCTGGGCTGAGGTAGCGCAACGTCGAGTGCATCCTCGATCGGTTGTACCAGAGCAGCCATTCGAGCATCGCGTCCTTGGCCTCCCTATTGTTGTTGAACTCCATGCCATGCAGCCGCTCAACCTTCCGCCAGACGCGCAGTCCGCAGCAGCCCCGGCCCAGGGAGCCATCAGATTCATCTCAAAATAGCCAGCAGTGTTCACAACTTTTGCCGCATTGTTGAAAGTCGATGCGTTACCCGCGCCGAAAACGGCCGCCGCCAGACTGCCGGGATCGAAGCCGCCGTTTATATTAGGCCCCTGAATCACTCCAATGCCGATGCCCTCACTGTCTGGGGGGCCAACAATAATTTAAGGAAACACGAAAAAGAGGGACGCAGGGCGCATCCCTAGATCCTGCAGTGTGGGGCGAGCCTCGAAGATGGACTCGCGCTACCTGACTGATTCAAAATTCAGTAATAAGGTTGTACAACACCTGTTCCAGGTCACTCCATTGTTGAGCGACTCATTGGTGACCAGGGTCCGAATGTCATTGTGGTTCCCATCAGAAACCGGAGCGAATTCCACCCGCAAAGTACAGCTCTTGCCTGCGGCCACTCCCGCTAAGCAGGTGCTCGACGCAATCGTATAGCTGGGCCCGTTGATCGAGGGCGCAAGCGTCAGCGTGCCACCGCTAATGTTGGTGATCGTCAACGGAAGCGTCGAGCTGGTGGAATAAGCGATGCTCCCGAACTGCAGCGTCCTCGCCGAAAGCTTGCGCTGAGCCCGCATTGCCCACCGGGGTTGAAGCCGAAAACGCAAGGCCGGCCCCAGTGCAATGCAAACTGACGCGGGGCAAAGCGAGGGGAGGAAAATCCTTCATGGGTATTCCTCGACGCCAGTAGGAGGCGAATTTGAGGGGGTCTACTCGAGCCCAGCGATAATACCCTTAAAAGCCCAACAACAACCAGTTGATTAAAGGGGCAAAGCGTTCCATGGACCATTCAAGCCAACATCCGGCACGTCGCATATTACCGCATTAGCACCGACCGCCAAGGCGAAAGCGGATTAGGACTGGAAGCGCAGCACCACGCCGTTGCACAGTTCACCGGCGGCGCTCCGCTGTTGGCCGAGTTCGAGGAAATCGAAAGCGGACGCCATCACCGGATCCAGCCCCAGCTCGCAGCCGCGATCGACGTTTGCCGAAAGCAACGTGCAACGCTCGTAATCGCAAAGCTCGATCGGCTGGTCCGCAACGTGCATTTCGTTCCGGCCTCATGGAAAGCAAGATTGATTTCGTGGCCGTGGACAATCCCCACGCTACGCGATTCACCGTCCATATTCTCACCGCTGTGGCCGAGAAGCAGACCGCGCAGATTTCGCAACGCACACGCGCAGCACTCCAACAGGTAAAGCGCGAGCTCGCGGAAAAAGGCCCAGCGCGTCAGCGTTCGCGGACGTGTATATACCCGATTGGGAACCCGCCCGGCTTCGACACCAGCAAAGCGCGAGCAAAACGGCAATCTTGTTCAACCAGCTCCACAAGTGATCGAGCTGATGCGCCAGTACCGGGCCGAAGGCAAGACCTACCGGGACATCGTCGCCCAGCTCGACGCCTTGCAGATACAGACGCCACGAGGTTGCAAGTGGCACCCGCAGACTATCCATGAAATTCTCAACCGATCACAGCAGGAGCAGACCTAATGAACAACTATCTCCGCGCCGCGACATAGTGCAGCTTTCCATATGGCCGGAGCCGGTGAGGGGTGGGCCGAACGCTCTCCTGCGGTCCGCATTGTTCGCCGGCATCGCCAGCAAGAAGCGCAAGGTGCTGGGAACACAGGTCAGCCCAGTAAAAGCGCCGGAAGGGGTCGAGATCATCGCGCAGGCCGGATCACGGATCAAATACGCCGGTGCAGCTAAACCAGTATGACGCCGCCGGGTCACATCCCCGAGGGCTTCGAGCTGGCGACCTTAGTAAGTGATCGCTAACGGTAAGTTAGTGCTGACGGTTGGGATTGATTACGAACCTGCCCATTTTAATCAGGCGTGACCTTTCTACCGCTACCCGGACGGCGGTCCTTTACGATCTGAAGCAAAGGATGGGGCATGTCTTTTCACTCCGGCAATCTCTTCCTTGCCGCACTTACTTCCAAATGTAGAGATCGGTTGCTCGCGTATTGCACTGCGCTACCGTTACCCATGAGACGAAGCAAATCAGACACCTGCCTACGCCTATTTCTTCACCTCGAGAATGGCTTCCGTGGTTGCTTCGACGGATAGCGGCGCCAGGCCGCAGAGATCCGCCGTCGACCTAGGTTTACTTAGAAAGCAACGGCAATTGTTTCAGTCATCAACATTCGCTTTGCTTTCGCACATACTGAGAAGAAAAAGGGCGAATTCGGCTTAGCTTACTCGAATTCGCCATCGTAGTCGGAAGGAGACCACATGTTAACTCACACACCACTTGAAATCATTAGCGTCGACCGACTGAATGACACAGAACTCGTAATAGATTTTTCGGATGGTACCACAGCTGTCATTACAGCGGAAGAATTGGCTTCTTGTGCCCCGAACCGATGCAGCACAGACGGCGAGACAGAATAGCCCAACGCTTTAGTCCATTAGTAAGCTCGAGAGGTACTCATCGGACGCTTACAACAGATCAGAGGAGAGCTGCAATGACAAAATTGGAAGTTTTGTGCTTTTGATGCAGCCAGACTGGTGCTCAACGTTGTCATTTGGGGGTACTCGGCGTCGCGGTGTGGATGTTCTACCGTCTTGAAATGGCCGTTTAGTCAAACCTTGTGGCCGCCTAGGATGGCTGACACGTCGAGGCACACGAAGGTGAAATTACCATAGACATCGTCAAGAGCCCTACCTTCGTAGGCCGAAGTTCGCGTCACAGTAGGCCTTGGATTCTGAGCAAGACAGCTCACGGGATTGAGAGGAAGCAACACGGAGGTAGCTGCCCAGGATGAGGTCGGAAATATCGCCCCAATCCAAGGCAAAGCGATCCAAGCGAGCGCCAACCCAGCCTTTCAGCTCAGGGCTGGGAGGAGTGAACCACCGCGAGATGGCGTTCTCTATAGGTTGATGTCTCTCTCCAGATCGAACCCTGCAGCACACACCAATAACTCCATTACTCCGGTAATCGGAAATATAGTAGGCAAACACTCGTCCGTCGACGAAAAAGGCGGCATGCTTCCCCGAGCTCTCCATCCGCACCCCCGGAAGTCTCAGGCAAATCTTCTGGAGTCTGGCTAGACGAAACGGTTGCAGGTCGGCATTTGTCAGACGGGTCTTTCTTTCCCCGCGCTCGTAGGTTCTTGTTCGTTCACATTCCTTAACATCATGTGTCGGGCCCCAGTCTTCAGAAGTCATACGTCTCCTTTCAGCTGATCCGCACGGTTAAATCGCAACATCTTTCCGAGTTACGGGACCTAGGGTCATTCAGATCTTCCAATTGCCGCACCCAATGTACATCGATTACTTCAAGAAGTGCATTCCCCTGAGTGACCTTTGTACGCTCAGATTCAGCTTGGGGATGGTCACTATTGGTCATACATTTCAGAAA containing:
- a CDS encoding helix-turn-helix transcriptional regulator; this encodes MFLTEDGRQNVRMNRHGYFEVLYLCSGAADCHIQDRLLPFKEGDLAIVGSTLYHRIECQSSPLTIAALFFEPDLIRSDGGSDSAEYLTPFLLQDSEFPHVVPAETGIPNQVLDLMLRIRSELPSQTTRGRLAIKTYLKMILILLLNRYVSYTGTVETFQRQQRDLDRLLPLFKFLGENCGSQIHVKEASRISGMCESHFMSFFKRVTGLSFMKYLNHYRVERAQAMLVNTDESMAVISQEMGFCDQSYFGTVFRKLVGMTPAAYRRRFRNGGGGSDHARVGHAPFPVTTKVSLSGASRGSTHAINRQSAALPIQQIFERPQAS
- a CDS encoding recombinase family protein, which codes for MEAQHHAVAQFTGGAPLLAEFEEIESGRHHRIQPQLAAAIDVCRKQRATLVIAKLDRLVRNVHFVPASWKARLISWPWTIPTLRDSPSIFSPLWPRSRPRRFRNAHAQHSNR
- a CDS encoding recombinase family protein, whose translation is MGTRPASTPAKREQNGNLVQPAPQVIELMRQYRAEGKTYRDIVAQLDALQIQTPRGCKWHPQTIHEILNRSQQEQT